One stretch of Arachis hypogaea cultivar Tifrunner chromosome 20, arahy.Tifrunner.gnm2.J5K5, whole genome shotgun sequence DNA includes these proteins:
- the LOC112786884 gene encoding uncharacterized protein has translation MVRKRNTMSSDCFIRGLVFGAGFALANRVLGPKPPTVNVTAPPPPADNVTAAPALQQVDGDPCSLRAITKLLDCINSSKDEKAINKCQVYMDRLVACRKDHLSRSAGPVPRPAPVHQAPAPAPAQSDDGSMHDDAAAAAPVPTANSMDACSIHSKAFQDCINSYGSDISKCQFYMDKFAECRKNSGAPMSALNVL, from the exons atggtTCGCAAACGTAACACCATGAGTAGTGACTGTTTCATTAGAG GACTGGTATTTGGAGCTGGATTTGCATTGGCAAACAGGGTTTTAGGTCCCAAACCTCCTACCGTTAATGTCACTGCACCACCACCTCCTGCCGATAATGTCACTGCAGCACCAGCATTGCAGCAGGTTGATGGCGATCCGTGCTCTCTTCGAGCTATCACCAAACTCTTAGAT TGCATAAACAGCTCTAAGGATGAGAAGGCGATTAACAAGTGCCAGGTTTACATGGACAGGCTTGTAGCATGCAGAAAAGATCATCTTA GCAGATCTGCTGGCCCAGTTCCACGTCCTGCTCCAG TTCACCAAGCTCCTGCTCCTGCTCCTGCTCAGAGCGATGATGGATCTATGCATGATGATGCTGCTGCTGCCGCCCCTGTACCTACCGCTAATAGTATGGATGCATGCAGCATTCACTCAAAGGCATTCCAGGAT TGCATCAACAGCTATGGAAGCGATATTAGCAAGTGCCAGTTTTACATGGACAAGTTTGCAGAATGCAGAAAGAACTCCGGTGCCCCAATGAGTGCTTTGAACGTGCTCTAA